In a genomic window of Punica granatum isolate Tunisia-2019 chromosome 6, ASM765513v2, whole genome shotgun sequence:
- the LOC116212500 gene encoding zinc finger protein CONSTANS-LIKE 16-like codes for MISHKNAASAVSGKTARACDSCIQKRARWYCAADDAFLCQSCDASVHSANPLARRHERVRLKTASLRNLNEFPKENKDSAPSWHRGFTKKARTPRHGKAVLSVRNPIPLVPEFGGDETSNEENEEQLLYRVPAYDPFASELCSSKETEIVAPFDFNETKGVPVRYGTGAERMHGFLPSDTDLAEFAADVESLLGKGLENESFGMEGLGLMDCDKERENSQDCSFGSEKLVKTEDEGVLAPDVGQDNQVDAEIDISKETFELNFDDYCSPTTCGEEEDEKVAEPEAHANVENPVKDAAKKRRKIFLKLDYESVLESWSSQGSPWTSGDRPDLNSDDYWPDCLGLYGGEVHNHHGELVGGGGGYGGHMGVGSTAGREAKVSRYREKRRTRLFSKKIRYEVRKLNAEKRPRMKGRFVKRVPFTGPTSFPLLSK; via the exons ATGATTTCTCACAAGAACGCTGCGAGCGCTGTCAGTGGCAAGACTGCCAGAGCCTGCGACAGCTGCATCCAGAAGCGGGCTCGATGGTACTGCGCTGCGGATGACGCCTTCCTTTGCCAGTCGTGCGACGCGTCGGTGCACTCCGCCAATCCCCTGGCTCGGAGGCACGAGCGGGTTCGGCTGAAGACTGCGTCCCTGAGGAACCTCAATGAATTCCCTAAGGAGAATAAGGATTCCGCGCCGTCGTGGCACCGAGGGTTCACTAAGAAGGCACGGACCCCGAGGCATGGAAAGGCCGTACTGTCGGTGCGGAACCCAATACCTCTTGTCCCTGAATTCGGGGGAGATGAAACTTCGAATGAAGAGAACGAGGAGCAACTGCTTTATCGGGTTCCCGCTTACGATCCTTTTGCTTCCGAACTCTGCTCATCGAAGGAAACGGAGATTGTTGCACCCTTTGACTTCAACGAAACTAAAGGGGTTCCTGTTAGGTACGGGACTGGGGCGGAgcgtatgcatggttttcttCCATCTGACACGGACCTTGCAGAGTTTGCAGCCGATGTCGAGAGCTTGCTGGGTAAGGGGCTCGAGAATGAGTCTTTTGGAATGGAAGGACTAGGGCTGATGGATTGTGATAAGGAGAGGGAGAATTCTCAGGATTGCTCCTTTGGGAGCGAAAAATTAGTAAAGACTGAAGATGAGGGCGTACTGGCCCCAGATGTGGGCCAAGACAACCAAGTCGATGCAGAGATTGATATTTCGAAGGAAACATTCGAATTGAACTTTGACGACTATTGTTCTCCAACGACTTgcggagaggaggaggatgagaaGGTAGCCGAACCGGAGGCTCACGCAAATGTAGAGAATCCAGTCAAAGATGCAGCGAAGAAGAGGCGGAAGATTTTCTTGAAGCTCGACTACGAATCGGTACTCGAATCTTGGTCAAGCCAAGGCTCACCCTGGACCTCCGGTGATCGGCCCGATCTCAACTCCGATGACTACTGGCCTGACTGCTTG GGACTTTATGGAGGAGAAGTTCATAACCATCACGGGGAGCTcgtaggaggaggaggagggtaTGGGGGACACATGGGGGTGGGCAGCACAGCAGGGAGAGAAGCCAAAGTTTCGAGGTACAGAGAGAAGAGGAGGACAAGGCTGTTCTCTAAGAAAATAAGGTACGAGGTCCGAAAGCTCAATGCAGAGAAGAGGCCAAGGATGAAGGGGAGGTTCGTGAAGAGGGTTCCTTTTACAGGACCTACATCTTTTCCTTTACTCAGCAAGTAG